The following are encoded in a window of Saccharothrix longispora genomic DNA:
- a CDS encoding cytochrome P450 — MATPAPSPTGSRLFGSLFELRRDSLGVLLSGMRECGDVVRFVAGPPGLRLTLHGVFSAEGAQRVLATDAANFRKDSKTYVEVRASFGDGLFTSQDDVYRRQRRLIQPLFTRRRVDQYADAMREEVTTLLRRWRDRTDRVVDLRDESTRLTLRVVARILFGADVEEAVGTMRHSFPIISGSVARRTVSPITLPRSWDRRYVTAHRRVHELCDRIIAERAADGRDEGDDLLGLLARVRDETGDRLAASEVRDQVLIFLLAGHETTATALTFALHLMAHHRDVQARARDEVDRVLGGRPPGAADLDRLTYTTWVLKEAMRLYPPVPSIVRRAVDETEIGGYRIPAGSDVFVSPWVTHRHPAYWPDPERFDPERFRPEEEAGRPRYAWFPFGRGPRACIGEHFSMLEAVQALAVVLQEFELEGVDSDVSLDQGMTLHATSPVRCRLSPR, encoded by the coding sequence ATGGCCACTCCAGCGCCCTCGCCGACCGGCTCACGCCTGTTCGGCTCACTGTTCGAACTGCGCCGCGACTCCCTGGGCGTCCTGCTCAGCGGGATGCGCGAGTGCGGGGACGTCGTCCGGTTCGTCGCCGGACCGCCCGGGCTGCGCCTGACGCTGCACGGCGTCTTCTCGGCCGAGGGCGCCCAGCGGGTGCTCGCGACCGACGCGGCGAACTTCCGCAAGGACAGCAAGACCTACGTCGAGGTCCGGGCGTCCTTCGGCGACGGCCTGTTCACCAGCCAGGACGACGTCTACCGGCGGCAGCGCAGGCTGATCCAGCCCTTGTTCACCCGGCGCAGGGTGGACCAGTACGCCGACGCCATGCGCGAGGAGGTGACCACCCTCCTGCGCCGGTGGCGGGACCGGACCGACCGGGTGGTCGACCTGCGCGACGAGTCGACCAGGCTCACGCTGCGCGTGGTGGCCCGCATCCTGTTCGGCGCCGACGTCGAGGAGGCGGTCGGCACCATGCGGCACAGCTTCCCGATCATCAGCGGGAGCGTGGCCCGGCGCACCGTCTCGCCGATCACCCTGCCGCGCTCGTGGGACCGCAGGTACGTGACCGCCCACCGGCGCGTGCACGAGCTGTGCGACCGCATCATCGCCGAGCGCGCCGCGGACGGCCGCGACGAGGGCGACGACCTCCTCGGGCTGCTCGCCCGCGTCCGGGACGAGACCGGGGACCGGTTGGCGGCCTCGGAGGTGCGGGACCAGGTCCTGATCTTCCTGCTCGCCGGCCACGAGACGACCGCGACGGCGCTGACCTTCGCGCTGCACCTGATGGCCCACCACCGGGACGTCCAGGCCAGGGCCCGGGACGAGGTGGACCGGGTGCTCGGTGGTCGCCCGCCCGGCGCCGCGGACCTCGACCGGCTCACCTACACGACGTGGGTGCTCAAGGAGGCGATGCGGCTCTACCCGCCCGTACCCTCCATCGTGCGCAGGGCGGTGGACGAGACCGAGATCGGCGGGTACCGCATCCCCGCCGGCTCCGACGTGTTCGTCAGCCCGTGGGTGACCCACCGCCACCCCGCCTACTGGCCGGACCCCGAGCGGTTCGACCCCGAGCGCTTCCGCCCCGAGGAGGAGGCGGGTCGCCCGAGGTACGCGTGGTTCCCGTTCGGGCGTGGCCCGCGCGCGTGCATCGGCGAGCACTTCTCGATGCTCGAAGCCGTGCAGGCCCTCGCCGTGGTGCTCCAGGAGTTCGAACTGGAGGGCGTGGACAGCGACGTCTCCCTCGACCAGGGGATGACGCTGCACGCGACCAGCCCCGTCCGTTGCCGCCTCTCACCGCGGTAG
- a CDS encoding esterase/lipase family protein, whose product MSTESTEAPAPVRARPSGPLPVPWDMRAGVRAYWTPGRPPPGANDPLFGPTEERPRPVLLLHAFMSNQSFNFQAGAPFLRNNGFCVFTMNWGRPRWAGPLEVPCNGVDDLAVSGVQLAEEVERIKRLTGVDKVDLVGHSGGGGLLMQYYLNVLDGYTNVDKAISIAPSNHGVSFSTMTYVLRNAFPRYYHLMARKLFPLCDQGAPDSEMIETIYGEGDTRPGPTYTVIMTEHDQIVTPYHKAFLQGDNVTNILLQDGCPEDLCEHAGIVYNERAWLHVLNALDPANAEPVPAFRVDPYFPGWK is encoded by the coding sequence GTGTCCACCGAGTCGACCGAAGCCCCCGCGCCCGTCCGCGCGCGCCCGTCCGGCCCGCTGCCGGTGCCGTGGGACATGCGTGCGGGCGTGCGGGCCTACTGGACCCCCGGCAGGCCCCCGCCCGGCGCCAACGACCCCCTGTTCGGGCCCACCGAGGAACGACCTCGCCCGGTGCTGCTCCTGCACGCCTTCATGTCCAACCAGTCGTTCAACTTCCAGGCGGGCGCGCCCTTCCTGCGCAACAACGGGTTCTGCGTGTTCACCATGAACTGGGGCAGGCCGAGGTGGGCCGGCCCGCTGGAGGTGCCCTGCAACGGCGTGGACGACCTGGCCGTCAGCGGCGTCCAGCTCGCCGAGGAGGTCGAGCGGATCAAGCGGCTCACCGGCGTCGACAAGGTCGACCTGGTCGGCCACTCGGGCGGCGGCGGCCTGCTGATGCAGTACTACCTCAACGTCCTGGACGGCTACACCAACGTGGACAAGGCGATCTCCATCGCCCCGTCCAACCACGGCGTGTCGTTCAGCACCATGACCTACGTGCTGCGCAACGCGTTCCCCCGCTACTACCACCTGATGGCGCGCAAGCTCTTCCCGCTGTGCGACCAGGGCGCGCCGGACTCGGAGATGATCGAGACCATCTACGGCGAGGGCGACACCCGGCCAGGCCCCACGTACACGGTGATCATGACCGAGCACGACCAGATCGTCACCCCGTACCACAAGGCGTTCCTCCAGGGCGACAACGTCACCAACATCCTGCTCCAGGACGGCTGCCCCGAGGACCTGTGCGAGCACGCGGGCATCGTCTACAACGAGCGCGCCTGGCTGCACGTGCTCAACGCCCTCGACCCCGCCAACGCCGAACCCGTGCCCGCCTTCCGCGTCGACCCGTACTTCCCCGGTTGGAAGTGA
- a CDS encoding FAD-dependent monooxygenase, producing MRVLVAGAGVGGLTTAIALRARGFDVEVLEAAPRPRTEGGGLGLAANATKVLTALGVDLVEQGVGRVCTSFCLRTTDGRLMRDLPIGSISAELGSPVVNVRRGDLLALLRDSLADTPVRHGARVTDHRVRRGGVTVTLADGGTRTADVLVGADGIRSAVRARLVGDQPVREHGYVCWIATAAFEHPRLPVGGAAHYWGSGQRFGLIDIGGGHVYWWGTRNVASPVGRRTAGKPAVQAAFAGWAEEVRQAIAATPEADILAVPAQDRPFLATWGAGPVTLVGDAAHPMLTSLSQGAGSTIEDAHALAHHLAARDDAAEALRRYETDRRDRTRGLVAASRRLSRVEQLTNPLATRLRDLVIRHAPMSAVREQNIAPMRYDLPA from the coding sequence GTGAGGGTCCTGGTCGCGGGAGCCGGGGTCGGTGGGCTGACCACCGCCATCGCGCTGCGCGCCCGCGGCTTCGACGTGGAGGTCCTGGAGGCCGCGCCGCGCCCGCGCACCGAGGGCGGCGGCCTCGGGCTGGCCGCCAACGCCACCAAGGTCCTCACCGCCCTGGGCGTCGACCTGGTGGAGCAGGGCGTGGGGCGCGTGTGCACCAGCTTCTGCCTGCGCACCACCGACGGCAGGCTGATGCGGGACCTGCCGATCGGGTCCATCTCCGCCGAGCTGGGCTCCCCGGTGGTCAACGTCCGCCGCGGCGACCTGCTCGCCCTGCTGCGCGACTCGCTGGCCGACACCCCCGTCCGCCACGGCGCCAGGGTCACCGACCACCGCGTCCGCCGCGGCGGTGTGACGGTCACCCTGGCGGACGGCGGCACCCGCACCGCGGACGTCCTCGTCGGCGCCGACGGCATCCGCTCGGCGGTGCGCGCCCGGCTCGTCGGCGACCAGCCGGTCCGCGAGCACGGTTACGTCTGCTGGATCGCCACCGCCGCCTTCGAGCACCCCCGCCTGCCCGTGGGCGGAGCCGCCCACTACTGGGGCAGCGGGCAGCGCTTCGGCCTGATCGACATCGGCGGCGGCCACGTCTACTGGTGGGGCACCAGGAACGTCGCGTCGCCGGTGGGTCGCCGGACCGCCGGCAAGCCCGCCGTCCAGGCCGCGTTCGCGGGCTGGGCGGAGGAGGTGCGCCAGGCGATCGCCGCCACCCCGGAGGCCGACATCCTCGCCGTCCCCGCCCAGGACCGACCGTTCCTCGCCACCTGGGGCGCCGGCCCGGTCACCCTGGTCGGAGACGCCGCCCACCCCATGCTCACCAGCCTCAGCCAGGGCGCGGGCTCGACCATCGAGGACGCCCACGCCCTGGCCCACCACCTCGCCGCCCGCGACGACGCGGCCGAGGCCCTGCGCCGCTACGAGACCGACCGCCGCGACCGCACCCGCGGACTGGTGGCCGCCTCCCGGCGGCTGAGCCGGGTCGAGCAGCTGACCAACCCCCTGGCCACCAGGCTCCGGGACCTGGTCATCCGGCACGCCCCGATGTCGGCCGTGCGCGAGCAGAACATCGCGCCCATGCGCTACGACCTCCCGGCCTGA
- a CDS encoding SDR family NAD(P)-dependent oxidoreductase produces MNAVGEVRRSLSPMERWYWVCDQLSALNVVARVRVTGPCATADLERAAETLVRRHPLLRVAVAADPEPCFVPAARPRVPVRAVEATRPDQWEHEVDEVELTIPLDWRTGPLIRVVHIGHGADGHDVLLTASHVIADGTTALALLRELVEQATDPSDTPPRAPLPPPEELLPARLNGLPRGAHLVALTLADQVAAATARPRRLEPSTPVPPDGRRTRLLHRELDPATLTRLVDRCRAEGVTVHAALTAAMALAVAGEDGAGTPRSVTIGSPVDFRADLVPPVDPRDAGAYVATVPSHVRVEPDDLWATARGAQRDLRRRRRYQHHLALVSLLRFISPRSVGGSARVVAMIDRSGPGNVCLSNVGRVDFPDRTGVCALSGAQFVAGISVSGYLVAAVTTSNSALHWNFTHVADAVDRRRAGRLADRAVHALRSALQPPPGPARRRNERPMMAKSGGRGAIVVTGASSGLGEATALGLARAGFTVYAGVRSDTAADRLAGAHPAIRPLVLDVTREDSVATAGARVRRETGGTGLVGLVNNAGICVSAPLECVPLDELRAELEVNLVGAVAVTQEFLPLLRTRTPGAPAGPAGRIVNVSSGIGRVAAPFLGPYAASQFAKEGVSDALRRELAPLSVSVSVLEPGAVMTPIWSKVAGTAHDVLDKAPAEVAALYRARFEAFVAANEERARSSRTRPEAVAAAVVHAMTARRPRTRYRVGSDSWTASVAARVLPDRVLDSVIRRQFPAGEGQR; encoded by the coding sequence GTGAACGCCGTCGGCGAGGTCCGCAGGTCGCTGAGCCCGATGGAGCGCTGGTACTGGGTGTGCGACCAGCTCTCCGCGCTCAACGTCGTCGCGCGGGTCCGGGTGACCGGCCCCTGCGCGACCGCCGACCTGGAGCGGGCCGCCGAGACCCTGGTCCGGCGGCACCCGCTGCTGCGGGTGGCCGTCGCCGCAGACCCCGAGCCGTGCTTCGTCCCGGCTGCGCGTCCCCGCGTCCCCGTCCGCGCTGTCGAGGCCACGCGCCCCGACCAGTGGGAGCACGAGGTCGACGAGGTCGAACTGACCATCCCGCTGGACTGGCGCACCGGCCCGCTGATCAGGGTGGTCCACATCGGACACGGCGCGGACGGGCACGACGTGCTGCTGACCGCCTCCCACGTCATCGCCGACGGCACCACCGCCCTGGCGCTCCTGCGCGAGCTGGTGGAGCAGGCCACCGACCCCTCGGACACCCCGCCACGTGCACCGCTGCCACCGCCGGAGGAGCTGCTGCCGGCACGGCTCAACGGCCTGCCCCGGGGCGCGCACCTGGTCGCGCTCACCCTGGCCGACCAGGTCGCCGCGGCGACAGCGCGCCCCCGGCGGCTGGAGCCGAGCACCCCGGTGCCGCCGGACGGGCGGCGTACCCGGCTGCTGCACCGCGAACTCGACCCCGCGACCCTGACCCGGTTGGTCGACCGGTGCCGTGCCGAGGGCGTGACCGTGCACGCCGCGCTCACCGCCGCCATGGCCCTCGCCGTGGCGGGGGAGGACGGCGCCGGGACCCCGCGGTCGGTCACCATCGGGTCCCCCGTGGACTTCCGCGCCGACCTCGTCCCGCCGGTCGACCCCCGGGACGCGGGCGCCTACGTGGCCACCGTCCCCTCGCACGTGCGGGTCGAGCCGGACGACCTCTGGGCCACCGCCCGCGGTGCCCAGCGGGACCTGCGCCGCCGCAGGCGCTACCAACACCACCTCGCGCTGGTCTCCCTGCTGCGGTTCATCTCGCCCCGCTCGGTCGGCGGCAGCGCCCGGGTGGTCGCGATGATCGACCGGTCCGGACCGGGCAACGTGTGCCTGTCCAACGTCGGCCGCGTCGACTTCCCCGACCGCACCGGGGTGTGCGCGCTGTCCGGGGCACAGTTCGTCGCGGGCATCTCGGTCAGCGGCTACCTCGTCGCCGCGGTCACCACCAGCAACTCGGCGCTGCACTGGAACTTCACCCACGTCGCCGACGCCGTCGACCGCCGGCGGGCCGGGCGGCTCGCCGACCGCGCGGTGCACGCCCTGCGGTCCGCTCTCCAACCACCGCCGGGTCCCGCCCGGCGCCGGAACGAAAGGCCGATGATGGCGAAGAGTGGAGGCCGGGGCGCGATCGTGGTCACCGGGGCCTCGTCGGGGCTGGGCGAAGCCACCGCCCTGGGCCTGGCCCGCGCTGGGTTCACCGTGTACGCGGGGGTGCGCTCCGACACGGCAGCGGACCGACTCGCCGGGGCCCACCCGGCGATCCGGCCGCTGGTGCTGGACGTGACCCGCGAGGACTCGGTGGCCACCGCCGGCGCCCGGGTCCGCCGGGAGACCGGCGGGACCGGGCTGGTCGGCCTGGTGAACAACGCGGGCATCTGCGTGTCCGCGCCACTGGAGTGCGTGCCGCTCGACGAGCTGCGCGCCGAGCTGGAGGTCAACCTGGTCGGCGCGGTCGCGGTGACCCAGGAGTTCCTGCCGCTGCTGCGCACCAGGACCCCGGGCGCGCCCGCGGGGCCGGCCGGGCGCATCGTCAACGTCAGCTCCGGCATCGGCCGGGTCGCCGCCCCGTTCCTGGGCCCCTACGCCGCGTCCCAGTTCGCCAAGGAGGGCGTCTCCGACGCGCTGCGCCGCGAACTGGCCCCGCTGTCGGTCAGCGTGTCGGTCCTGGAACCCGGCGCCGTCATGACCCCCATCTGGTCCAAGGTGGCCGGCACCGCCCACGACGTGCTCGACAAGGCGCCCGCCGAGGTCGCCGCGCTGTACCGGGCCCGGTTCGAGGCGTTCGTGGCCGCCAACGAGGAGCGCGCCCGGAGCAGCCGCACCCGCCCCGAGGCCGTCGCCGCCGCCGTCGTCCACGCCATGACCGCCCGCCGGCCCCGCACCCGCTACCGGGTCGGGTCCGACTCCTGGACCGCCTCGGTGGCCGCCCGCGTGCTGCCCGACCGGGTGCTGGACTCGGTGATCCGCCGCCAGTTCCCCGCGGGGGAGGGGCAGCGGTGA